A region of Aquarana catesbeiana isolate 2022-GZ linkage group LG08, ASM4218655v1, whole genome shotgun sequence DNA encodes the following proteins:
- the LOC141105146 gene encoding uncharacterized protein, translated as MMENRSSLTSPDGSSNGNPPKRAPRPLYSRDSTKEGHTIPHRHQSEEIIEIKDDDEEEEERLASGTQQSVEEGPMTMESKQEEPPLYIDINGHYVQNVMKGHQIISQDFKPKGKVLKQYSPKLNRIPENLVYRPRLLQTSAGPRNPGKSSDKSHTMTSEVHLSSRSADRSTSHPKKSSSSQEDAHKGESSFSYSCVVCDHSFTNRSALLAHQKSHFQEGSHSCSECGKSFTTNADLLTHHRVHTGVRPFRCSECGVCYTNKRYLNKHMKVHTGEGAHRCPECGKCFSQKGLLLSHQKVHTG; from the exons atgatggagaatcggtcatccctcacatcaccgg atggatccagtaatgggaacccaccgaAGAGAgctccccgtcctctgtattcccgggattccaccaaggaaggtcacaccatcccccaccgtcatcag AGTGAAGAGATCATTGAGATTAAAGATGAtgatgaggaagaagaagaaaggttGGCGAGTGGAACTCAGCAGTCTGTGGAGGAGGGGCCGATGACTATGGAGAGTAAACAGGAGGAACCTCCCCTTTATATTGACATCA ATGGACACTATGTCCAAAATGTTATGAAGGGACATCAGATTATATCTCAAGATTTTAAACCAAAAGGCAAAGTCCTCAAACAATATTCTCCAAAACTGAACCGCATTCCTGAAAATCTGGTTTACAGACCTCGCCTTTTACAGACCTCAGCGGGTCCCCGTAATCCTGGGAAGTCCTCTGATAAATCCCACACTATGACCTCGGAGGTCCACCTCAGTTCTCGCAGTGCGGATCGATCGACGTCTCATCCCAAGAAATCTTCTTCAAGCCAGGAAGATGCTCACAAGGGTGAAAGTTCCTTTTCATACTCCTGTGTAGTGTGTGATCACTCTTTCACCAATAGAAGCGCCCTTCTTGCGCACCAGAAAAGTCACTTCCAGGAAGGCTCCCATtcgtgttctgagtgcgggaaaagttttaccACGAATGCAGACCTTCTCACGCACCATAGAGTTCACACCGGGGTGCGTCCTTTCAGATGTTCCGAGTGTGGAGTATGTTACACCAACAAAAGATACCTCAATAAGCATATGAAAGTTCACACCGGTGAGGGTGCTCACcgatgtccagagtgcgggaaatgtttctctcaGAAAGGACTACTACTTTCACACCAGAAAGTTCACACAGGTTAG